The stretch of DNA CCGGGCGCAACTGCTGCATCCTCTATCAGGATGGTATGCAGAAAGACTTCAGCAAGAGCTGGCTGATCTACAAGTCGTAACAGTCACCATTCGGTGACGGCTGCCTACCACATCGTCTTTGCCGCACGGCCCGCCCACTCCCGGTCGTAGGTTTCGTGATCGAAATCTTCCGCCGCCGCCGTGAGCATCAGGCCGGGCGTCGGTAGCTTCGCCGGATCGGCAAAGTTCTCCGGGTTCCAAAGCTGCGCTCGTATAAGCGCGCGGGCGCACTGGAAATAGACGTCGTCGATGGTGATCACCACGATGGTGCGCGGATGCTTACCATCCATCTCGAAACTTTCGAGCAGCGCCTCGTCGTTCGACACCACCCCGCGGCCGTTGATGCGCATCGTCGTGTTCGAACCCGGCACCAGGAACATGAGCGCAAGGCGCGGATCGCGCACGATATTTGAAAGCGAATCAATGCGGTTGTTGCCGCGCCAGTCGGGCAGATGCAGCGTCTTTTCGTCGATCACCCGCACGACACCGCCGATGTCGCCGCGCGGCGAGCAGTCGAGCCCTTCCGGCCCGACGGTCGCCAGCGCCATGAAGGGCGAAGCTTCGATCATCTGGCGGTAGAGCGGCGTCAGCACCCTGGTCACCTTGGCAACGGACGCCTGCGTCAGGCCTCCCGCATAGATTTTGCCGAGTTCCTCAACCGTCCTGATGACTTTCATGATCGTCCTGCCACGTTTCAAAGACCGCCCACTAGCCGCCAGAAATGACGCTAAAATGACGCCCGTTTACCCGGAAGCTCAAAAAGCGGAATGATCTCAGCATCATTTTTGATGGGATCATCGGCAAGGAAACGCTGGATCTCCGCAAGCACCGGCTCGGCGCTGACGATCCGCCGGTGGCCGAAGCCGTTGGCCCAGAAGAGGCGCACGCTCCTGCCCGAGGCGGCGTAGCGCCGCGCATGATTAGCGCTGACTTCCTTGTCGTCTTCGGCGTGGATCACCAGCATCGGGCGCGCCATTGTTGCAGCAGCCTCCCCCGCATCGAAATCCTCCAGTCTCCGGCCGGTCAGCCGATGCACCTCACCCTCAAGCGCCGCCTGTGCCGCCCTTTCGAGGCCGACCATCCTGCCGAAGCCGGCAAACAGCCATTTCATCTCGCTCGGCGAGCCGATCGTGACGATCTTTCCGGCCGACAGCGCTTCGATTTCAGGTAGCAGGCCGGCGGCCGAAACCATCAGGGCCGCGCCGCCGAAGGAATGGCCGACTGTCGCGTCGAATGGCCCAAACCGCGCCTCGGCTGCGGCGATCGTCTCTACAGCAAGCCCCATATGCAGGAAGCGTCCGCCTGCGCGCCCGTGGCCCGGAAAATCGACGCCGATCACCTCCGCGCCGCTTGCGGCAAGCGCACCGATCAGATCGGTCATGTATTCCATGCTCGATCCCCAGCCGTGCGTCACAAGGTAACGCTGCCGCCTGCCGGCAGCACCGCCGTTGATCCGGTAGGCATGCGCCCGCCGCCCACCCGCAAGGCGAAACTCGATTCGCTCCGCCGATTGCAGGAAAACCCGGCCGGCCGCATGTGCCGCTCTGGCCTTGGCGCCCTTTGGTTTTGCGGACGGCGTCAGGCAGAACAGCCGGAATGCCGTCTTGCCCGCAAGAAGCGGTGAAACCGCCTGCAACAGCGAAAATCCGAGGCGGGTGACCTTCAGTGCAAAGTTTGGCATAGTGGGAATCCAATAATGTTCAACACTGAACAATAAAGTACAACGATGAACAAAAATCAATCCCTTCCTTGGGATCATCCGCGTTTTCGCAGCTGGATCGCCGTCGCCCGCGCCTGCCAGTTGATGCAGCAATCCTTGGGCCGCTCGCTGGCAGAGCTCGATATCAAGACCCCGCATCTCGATATTCTGATCAATCTTTATCGCTTCGAGGGCATCTCGCAGCAGGAGCTTGCCCGCAAGCTCCTCGTCGGCCGCTCCAATATGAGCATGCTGCTGCCACAGATGGAAAAACGCGGCCTGATTAAGCGCCGCGGCGACGACAAGGACAAGCGTGTGCTGCGGCTCTACCTGACACCCGAGGGCCGCAGCGTCACCGAGCGCGCCATGGTGATCCAGACCGACCTGATCGAGCGGGTGCTGTCCCCCGAGCCGATCGAGCAGTGCATGGCCATGGCAAACTCGATGGAACGCATCATCGGCGTGCTGCAGCAGGATCTGCGCGACGAGGATTGATATCAGTGCAGCGTGCGCCCGGCCGGGCGCCCGGCAAGCGATCTGTATTCCCATGCGGCAACGACGATCAGCACCAGCGTCGCCAGAATGCCCATCACATAGACTTCGAGCACCGGTGCCAGGAACGCCAAAAGGACTAGAAGCACAAGGCCCGCGAAATGCGAAAGCGGCGCTCGCCCGCTCGTTGCGCCCTTGAACCAGAGATTGCCAACAAGGAAAAGCCCCGAGCCACCGAGGATCGCAGCCATCACGCCGACATCGCCGCTGTCGTGGGGATGCGAGAACATGAACTCGACGGCCACCGCATGCACGATGATGCCGGCGAGAATCGGAATATGAGCATAGGTGAAAGCCTGCCGCGCAAGGCGGCCCGGCGTCTCGTCATGCTCGATCCGGTGTGCGGCCCGCTGATGCCCGAACCGGAAATAGAGCCACCACATCGCGACGGTTCCAACAAAGCCCGTGACGAAAACGACGGTCGTTAGACCGGAAAACGGCAGTTCCGAAAAGGTGCGGCCGGAAACGAGGATCGCTTCGCCGAGGCAGATGATGATGAACAGCGCGCAACGCTCCGCCATATGGGCGCCCGAGACATCCCAGTCCGCCGCCGTCGACTTGCCCAGCCCCGGCACGAAGAAACCTGAGGCCGGACCCGCATAATCGATGAGGAGCGCGATAATCCATGTAATCAACCGCCCCTCATGCTCCAGAAAACCGCCGGCGATCCAGAAAACGCCGGCAACCGCAAGCCATGTGCTGATGCGGATGAAGTTCAGATAGTTCGAGCGGCCGGCATCCTTCATCGCATAGAGCGCAAAAAACGACCGTCCGACCTGCATCAGCACGTAGGCAGCGGCAAAAAGCAGTCCCTTGTCGCCGAAAGCTTCGGGAATCGAAGCCGAAAGCACCAGTCCGAGCAGCATCAGAGTAACGAGCATGCCGCGCACCGGCATCTTTTCCGGATCGAGCCAGTTCGTTACCCAGGCGGTAAAGACCCAGACCCACCAGACGGCGAAGGTCATCAGCGCCGCTTCGACTGCGCCGAGCAGCGTGTAGTGGGCCGCCAGCGCGTGGGAAAGCTGTGAAATGGAAAAGACGAACACCAGGTCGAAGAAGAGTTCGAGAAAGCTGACCTTGCTGTCGGCCGGACTTCCCTTCGAACGCAGCCAGCTTTTACCTGTGGTTCCCGCCATTTTCCCCCCTTTATGGCTGTTGATCGCTCAGCGCGGCTTTTCCGCGACGTCGCGGCTCATGCCCTTCTCGCCGAGTTCCTTCTCGTATTCCGCAAAAAGCTCCTCCCCACGCTCGCCGAGCTCGCGCAGATAGACCCAGGTGAAGAGGCCCGTATCGTGCATGTCGTCGAAGCCGATGCGCACGGCATAATTGCCGGTCGGCGTCATCGAGATGATTGCGACGTTGCGCTTGCCGGGAACCGTCAACTTCTGCCCCGGCCCATGGCCCTGTACTTCTGCCGAGGGCGAAAGCACGCGTAACATTTCGGCCGAAAGATCAAAGCTCTGGCCGTCGTTGAAGGTCACGGTCAGACGCTGCCGGTCCTTCGAGACACGCAGTTCAGTGGGCCAGATATCGCTCATCGCTCTCTCCAATTGTCACAGAGCAGTAGGCAATCGAGCATTTCGAGGCAAGCTCAATTTACCGTGCGTCCCCCGCCTTTCCCTTGACGGTGCAGCCACATCTGTCCACATTACCATGACGACGGAGGTATTGGTGAACAGCAACGTTGGAACGATAGCAAGCGCATCGCCTCTAGTGGCAGATGCAGCCCCGATGATCGACCCCTTTGGACGGGCGGTCACTTATCTGCGCGTCTCCGTCACCGACCGCTGCGATTTCCGCTGCACCTACTGCATGGCGGAAAACATGACATTCCTGCCGAAGAAGGACCTTCTGACGCTGGAAGAGCTGAACCGGCTCTGTTCGGCCTTCATCGCCAAGGGCGTGCGCAAGATCAGGCTGACCGGCGGCGAGCCGCTGGTGCGCAAGAACATCATGTTCCTCGTCCGCGAGCTCGGAAAGCGGATCGGCTCCGGCCTCGAGGAACTGACGCTGACGACCAACGGCTCCCAGCTTGCCCGCCATGCGGAGGAGCTCTACGACTGCGGCGTGCGCCGCATCAACGTCTCGCTTGATACGCTCGACCCCGACAAGTTCCGCAAGATCACCCGCTGGGGTGATTTCGCCAAGGTCATGGAAGGAATCGACGCGGCGCAGAACGCCGGCTTGAAGATCAAGCTCAACGCGGTCGCGCTCAAGGATTTCAACCAAGCCGAGATACCGGACATGCTGCGTTTCGCCCATGGCCGCGGCATGGACCTCACCGTCATCGAAACCATGCCGATGGGCGAGATCGACGAGGATAGAACCGACCAGTATCTGCCGCTCTCCGAGCTTCGCGCCGATCTCGAACGTGAGTTCACGCTAACCGATATCGGCTACAAGACCGGCGGTCCGGCACGCTATGTCGAAGTCGCCGAAACCGCGGGCCGCCTCGGCTTTATAACGCCGATGACGCATAATTTCTGCGAAAGCTGCAACCGCGTCCGCCTCACCTGCACCGGCACGCTCTATATGTGCCTCGGCCAGAACGATGCCGCCGATCTCCGCTCTGCACTGCGCGCCACGGACGACGACGGCCTGGTCTACGCCGCGATCGACGAAGCGATCACCCGCAAGCCGAAAGGCCACGACTTCATCATCGACCGCACCCACAACCGCCCGGCGGTCTCCCGCCACATGAGTGTCACCGGCGGGTGAGCGGTTCCACTTGAGTGCGTCAAGCAGCGCCGGCGGGATCGCCGATCGGCAACAGTGCCGGATCGAGGGGCGACGGATCGTTGGGATTCTTGTCGTCCGAGGGGTCGTGAGCCGGTTTTAACGGCGGCTTTTCCTGAACGCGATCGGGCGCGTCCGGTGTCGGTGTGGGACCACGCGGCGGTTCAGTGGAATTTGGAACATCTTCCGGCATGATGTGTCTTCTTTTTTCTGGAGGAAGCCCGGCGAGAGCCGGGCTCATGCTCAATGCCAGGTCTGGCGCTCATACCAGTCGTCGACCTCGCGATGGATGCGATCCTTGGCAAGGCCGTAGCGCTCCTGAAGCTTGCCTTCAAGCTGCTCGCGGCGGCCCGCAATCTGGTCGAGATCATCGTCAGTGAGCTTGCCCCACTGTTCCTTGATCTTACCCTTCATCTGCTTCCAGTTCCCTTCGACACGATTCCAATCCATCTTCCTTCTCCTCGTTACTTGGACATGAATGGAAAACGCCAACAGCCCGGATTTGTTCAAATTTTTTGAACGGGGGGACGTTATGTGCGATTGATCGAAGCGCCGCCGTCGGCGAGCATTGTCGAACCGGTGACGAAGCTCGCCATATCCGAGCCCAGGAAAAGTGCCACCTTGGCGATCTCTTCCGGCTGGGCGACCCGCTTTAGCGCGTGCAAGCCTTTGACGAAGGCGATCGTCTCCGGCGTGGCGTCCGGGAAGTTGATCGGATTTGCCTGTGTGTCGACGCCGCCCGGAAGCAGTGCGTTCACGCGCACATTCTTCGGCCCCAATTCAACCGCCAGCACCTGCACGAGCCCCATCAGCCCCGCGCCTTCGCCGCCGCATAAGCGCCCATGCCGGGCATGCCCACCGTATGGCCGACAAAGGTCGAGGTAAAGATGATCGATCCGCCGCCGCGCTCAGTCATCGCCGGCGCCTGATGCTTGGCGGCAAGAAATCCGCTTGTCAGGTTGAGGTCGACGGTATCGCGCCAATCGCCGAGCGAGATATCGGCAAGCGAGCCATAGGTGCCGGTGCCGCCCGCATTATTGAAGGCGATGTCGAGCCCCCCGAAACGCCTTGACGCCGTTTCCACGAGCGATCGATGCAGTTCCTCGTCGCGTATCTCGCCTGCAACGGCAACCGCCTCCCCGCCGTCTGCCTCGATCTCCTCGTCGAGCATTCCCAATGCTGCCTCACGCCGTGCTGTGACGACGAGTTTCGCGCCCTCGGCGGCAAAGAGTTTGGCCGCGGCGCGGCCGATACCGGCGCTGGCGCCACTGACGATTGCGATCTTTCCATTCAGGCTGTTCATGCCGGACTCCGTTCATTGCTGAAGATCAAGTTCGGCACTCAGATCGCAAAACCGTGCGGCTG from Rhizobium sp. 007 encodes:
- the moaA gene encoding GTP 3',8-cyclase MoaA; this encodes MNSNVGTIASASPLVADAAPMIDPFGRAVTYLRVSVTDRCDFRCTYCMAENMTFLPKKDLLTLEELNRLCSAFIAKGVRKIRLTGGEPLVRKNIMFLVRELGKRIGSGLEELTLTTNGSQLARHAEELYDCGVRRINVSLDTLDPDKFRKITRWGDFAKVMEGIDAAQNAGLKIKLNAVALKDFNQAEIPDMLRFAHGRGMDLTVIETMPMGEIDEDRTDQYLPLSELRADLEREFTLTDIGYKTGGPARYVEVAETAGRLGFITPMTHNFCESCNRVRLTCTGTLYMCLGQNDAADLRSALRATDDDGLVYAAIDEAITRKPKGHDFIIDRTHNRPAVSRHMSVTGG
- a CDS encoding pyridoxamine 5'-phosphate oxidase family protein, whose translation is MKVIRTVEELGKIYAGGLTQASVAKVTRVLTPLYRQMIEASPFMALATVGPEGLDCSPRGDIGGVVRVIDEKTLHLPDWRGNNRIDSLSNIVRDPRLALMFLVPGSNTTMRINGRGVVSNDEALLESFEMDGKHPRTIVVITIDDVYFQCARALIRAQLWNPENFADPAKLPTPGLMLTAAAEDFDHETYDREWAGRAAKTMW
- a CDS encoding DUF971 domain-containing protein, which produces MSDIWPTELRVSKDRQRLTVTFNDGQSFDLSAEMLRVLSPSAEVQGHGPGQKLTVPGKRNVAIISMTPTGNYAVRIGFDDMHDTGLFTWVYLRELGERGEELFAEYEKELGEKGMSRDVAEKPR
- a CDS encoding alpha/beta hydrolase gives rise to the protein MPNFALKVTRLGFSLLQAVSPLLAGKTAFRLFCLTPSAKPKGAKARAAHAAGRVFLQSAERIEFRLAGGRRAHAYRINGGAAGRRQRYLVTHGWGSSMEYMTDLIGALAASGAEVIGVDFPGHGRAGGRFLHMGLAVETIAAAEARFGPFDATVGHSFGGAALMVSAAGLLPEIEALSAGKIVTIGSPSEMKWLFAGFGRMVGLERAAQAALEGEVHRLTGRRLEDFDAGEAAATMARPMLVIHAEDDKEVSANHARRYAASGRSVRLFWANGFGHRRIVSAEPVLAEIQRFLADDPIKNDAEIIPLFELPGKRASF
- a CDS encoding CsbD family protein, whose translation is MDWNRVEGNWKQMKGKIKEQWGKLTDDDLDQIAGRREQLEGKLQERYGLAKDRIHREVDDWYERQTWH
- a CDS encoding low temperature requirement protein A, producing MAGTTGKSWLRSKGSPADSKVSFLELFFDLVFVFSISQLSHALAAHYTLLGAVEAALMTFAVWWVWVFTAWVTNWLDPEKMPVRGMLVTLMLLGLVLSASIPEAFGDKGLLFAAAYVLMQVGRSFFALYAMKDAGRSNYLNFIRISTWLAVAGVFWIAGGFLEHEGRLITWIIALLIDYAGPASGFFVPGLGKSTAADWDVSGAHMAERCALFIIICLGEAILVSGRTFSELPFSGLTTVVFVTGFVGTVAMWWLYFRFGHQRAAHRIEHDETPGRLARQAFTYAHIPILAGIIVHAVAVEFMFSHPHDSGDVGVMAAILGGSGLFLVGNLWFKGATSGRAPLSHFAGLVLLVLLAFLAPVLEVYVMGILATLVLIVVAAWEYRSLAGRPAGRTLH
- a CDS encoding MarR family transcriptional regulator, with translation MNKNQSLPWDHPRFRSWIAVARACQLMQQSLGRSLAELDIKTPHLDILINLYRFEGISQQELARKLLVGRSNMSMLLPQMEKRGLIKRRGDDKDKRVLRLYLTPEGRSVTERAMVIQTDLIERVLSPEPIEQCMAMANSMERIIGVLQQDLRDED